A window of Gammaproteobacteria bacterium contains these coding sequences:
- a CDS encoding sigma-54-dependent Fis family transcriptional regulator translates to MRRILIVEDEVVIRQALRRLLERNGYDVADVGSVSEAEGNGDLTSFDLVIADLRLPGAAGTDIIGKCAPVPVLIMTSYGSVKSAVESMKLGAADYITKPFDHDEMLLVVQRLAEQHRLERRAQALKADVERIYPVGGMVGASGAMRETFERIRKVAPTDSTVLILGESGTGKELAARAVHELSKRKDAAIIAVNCAAIPDTLIEPELFGHEKGAFTGAIAAHRGLVEVADGGTLFLDEIGELPAAAQARLLRVLQEGEIRRVGSPHARKVNIRLIAATHRNLEQGVADGSFRADLYFRLRVVEIRLPPLRERGVDIDALAQFLLSKTCRRLNRPPLTLSSATIAAIRDYDWPGNVRELENAIERAVILCEGDQITPASLAIHAAPPAEVASTDPSLSLQDYFRHFVLENQDRLTETEIAKRLGLSRKALWERRQRFGIPRPKE, encoded by the coding sequence ATGCGGCGAATTTTGATTGTCGAAGACGAGGTCGTGATTCGGCAGGCGTTACGGCGCTTGCTCGAGCGCAACGGTTACGATGTCGCCGATGTCGGTTCGGTCAGCGAGGCCGAAGGCAACGGCGATCTGACCTCGTTCGATCTCGTCATTGCCGATCTCCGCTTACCCGGTGCCGCCGGCACCGACATTATCGGCAAATGTGCGCCGGTGCCGGTGTTGATCATGACCAGCTACGGCAGCGTCAAATCCGCGGTCGAGTCGATGAAGCTCGGCGCCGCCGACTACATCACCAAGCCGTTCGATCACGACGAGATGTTGCTGGTCGTGCAACGCCTAGCCGAGCAACACCGGCTCGAACGGCGCGCGCAAGCGCTCAAGGCCGACGTCGAGCGCATATATCCGGTCGGTGGCATGGTCGGCGCGAGCGGTGCGATGCGCGAGACCTTCGAACGTATCCGCAAAGTGGCGCCGACCGATTCGACGGTGCTGATTCTCGGCGAGTCCGGCACCGGCAAGGAGCTGGCCGCGCGCGCCGTGCACGAGCTCAGCAAGCGTAAAGACGCCGCCATCATCGCCGTCAACTGCGCCGCTATTCCCGATACGTTGATCGAGCCCGAACTATTCGGTCACGAGAAGGGCGCCTTCACCGGCGCTATTGCCGCGCATCGCGGTCTGGTCGAGGTCGCCGACGGCGGCACGCTGTTCCTCGACGAGATCGGCGAGCTGCCGGCCGCCGCGCAAGCACGCTTGCTGCGCGTGCTGCAAGAAGGCGAGATCCGCCGTGTCGGCAGCCCGCACGCGCGCAAGGTCAACATCCGCTTGATCGCCGCCACCCATCGCAATCTCGAGCAAGGCGTAGCCGACGGCTCGTTCCGCGCCGATCTCTACTTCCGTTTGCGCGTCGTCGAAATCCGCTTACCGCCGTTGCGCGAGCGCGGCGTAGACATCGACGCGCTCGCGCAATTTCTGTTGAGCAAAACTTGCCGCCGCCTTAACCGTCCGCCGCTGACGTTGTCCAGCGCCACCATCGCCGCCATTCGCGATTACGATTGGCCCGGCAACGTCCGCGAGCTGGAAAACGCCATCGAGCGTGCCGTCATCTTGTGCGAAGGCGACCAGATCACACCGGCGTCGTTGGCAATCCATGCAGCGCCACCCGCCGAAGTCGCCAGCACCGATCCATCGCTGTCGCTGCAAGATTACTTTCGCCACTTCGTACTCGAAAATCAGGATCGCCTGACGGAAACCGAAATCGCCAAGCGTCTCGGCCTATCGCGCAAGGCGTTGTGGGAACGGCGCCAACGTTTCGGAATTCCGCGGCCGAAGGAATAA